One window of Burkholderia thailandensis E264 genomic DNA carries:
- a CDS encoding cellulase family glycosylhydrolase, giving the protein MINAKARFLFFIFMMSLIGYRPAFAQTNTPVTGIVLGGEIIEIIKQNPQNPTQAINNYMSGVAAMNVRWVRIHLDWSAIQPASTWIFASDPNPGQSSGLTWGATDIVVRAARNYGIRILGVITSTPRWAVNSRCPSDYLQSTDGAYTLCAPNLTPYTNFARAAAKHYSSDSYGGKIDAWEIWNEPNCGPNFIPHDPLLYTRLLKSAYPAIKQANPAAAVYAGGSSGCLTSPNNGTGALPSTGVAGLVSSTDARYPAPTQWEPRDWLAVMYANGARGYFDGLAHHPHCHSDDWQLPGDQCPSATVNSVYPDYSNPFNIMWHTFPSPSYGWPSPTGKTFASYTGTSLRDLMNANGDGTKPIVITEFGVATTASDGATDFTGRLGGDAQQYTDANFQTIAPAYLTQANQAREYKALIAWIANQPYGQYGPVYAYCYSDMALSSPYSGNIYEPYFGLVTITASTGSSGTVGAPKIAGTFQAPSGQYYPAWPNFGAAAAAAANQTPGYAPVGPGW; this is encoded by the coding sequence ATGATTAATGCGAAAGCAAGATTTTTATTTTTTATTTTCATGATGAGCCTGATCGGATACCGCCCGGCATTCGCGCAAACCAATACGCCGGTAACCGGCATCGTGCTAGGCGGAGAAATCATCGAGATCATCAAGCAGAACCCGCAAAATCCGACGCAAGCGATCAACAACTATATGTCGGGCGTCGCCGCGATGAACGTGCGCTGGGTGCGCATCCATCTCGACTGGTCGGCCATCCAGCCTGCGTCGACGTGGATCTTCGCGAGCGATCCCAATCCCGGCCAGAGCAGCGGCCTCACCTGGGGCGCGACGGACATCGTCGTTCGGGCGGCCAGGAATTACGGAATCCGCATTCTCGGCGTGATCACGTCGACACCGCGCTGGGCGGTCAATTCGCGGTGCCCGAGCGATTATCTGCAATCGACCGACGGCGCTTACACGCTGTGCGCGCCGAATCTCACGCCATATACGAACTTCGCGCGAGCGGCCGCCAAGCATTACAGCAGCGACAGTTACGGCGGAAAAATCGACGCGTGGGAAATCTGGAACGAACCGAATTGCGGCCCGAACTTCATTCCTCACGATCCGCTCCTTTATACGCGACTCCTGAAGAGCGCGTATCCGGCGATCAAGCAGGCCAATCCGGCGGCGGCGGTCTATGCGGGCGGCAGCTCGGGGTGCCTCACGTCTCCGAACAACGGAACCGGCGCGCTTCCGTCGACCGGCGTGGCCGGCCTCGTGAGCTCGACGGACGCCCGCTACCCCGCGCCCACTCAATGGGAGCCGCGCGACTGGCTGGCCGTCATGTACGCGAACGGCGCGCGCGGGTACTTCGACGGTCTCGCGCACCACCCCCACTGCCACAGCGACGACTGGCAACTGCCGGGCGACCAGTGCCCGAGCGCGACCGTCAACTCCGTGTACCCCGATTATTCGAATCCGTTCAACATCATGTGGCACACGTTCCCGTCGCCTTCGTACGGCTGGCCGTCCCCGACCGGCAAGACGTTCGCGAGCTACACGGGCACGAGCCTGCGCGACCTGATGAACGCGAACGGCGACGGAACGAAGCCGATCGTGATCACCGAGTTCGGCGTCGCGACGACCGCGTCGGACGGCGCGACCGATTTCACCGGCCGGTTGGGCGGCGATGCGCAGCAATACACGGACGCCAATTTCCAGACGATCGCGCCCGCCTACCTGACGCAGGCGAATCAGGCGCGCGAGTACAAGGCGCTGATCGCCTGGATCGCCAATCAGCCTTACGGCCAATACGGCCCGGTTTACGCGTACTGCTACTCGGACATGGCGCTGTCGTCGCCGTATAGCGGGAACATCTACGAGCCGTACTTCGGCCTGGTGACGATCACCGCGTCGACGGGTTCGTCCGGCACGGTGGGCGCGCCCAAAATTGCCGGAACGTTCCAGGCCCCGTCGGGGCAGTATTACCCGGCCTGGCCCAACTTCGGCGCGGCCGCAGCAGCCGCCGCCAATCAGACGCCGGGCTATGCGCCGGTCGGCCCCGGCTGGTGA